The following proteins are encoded in a genomic region of Bosea beijingensis:
- a CDS encoding chromosome segregation SMC family protein has translation MHLTRLKLAGFKTFVEPTEFPIEPGLTGVVGPNGCGKSNLVEALRWVMGESSFKNMRGSGMDDVIFGGSNERPARNMAEVSLTLDNSDRKAPAAFNEADVLEVTRRIEREEGSTYRINGKEVRARDVQLLFADAATGARSPALVRQGQISEIISAKPQSRRRILEDAAGIAGLHSRRHEAELRLRGAEDNLTRLEDVLGEIDGQIDALQRQARQAGRYRSLASDIRRAEATLAVIALHDARAQEAQAAHVLEEAVRGVADQTGLQAEAAKRQAIAAHELPALREGEATAAAALVRLKRGLDELEAENRRARQRAEELGKRLAELQADLSRQETLGRDASESLARLAEEDDALAREGDGAGSGAEAAAALQREAETALAASEAEQANAQAALSDLVARRGALERSLREARERQDRAEAERGKLRRELDVLDTSDAKTLLDKLREALIAAEKALKTADADVVKARDAVASTREREAGQRGPLAEADRRAQRLDTEIGTLRKLLAPAAGDRWPAILEAVDVAKGYEIALGAALGDDLDASTEATAPAHWDDTGEGQGDPALPAGAEPLLAHVKAPAALRRRLAQIGVVTRDGGDALRSALKQGQILVSQAGDLWRWDGFTSAADAPSPAARRLSEKNRLADLEREAKAAREGAEAARRALEAVSAEARQAAQAETAAIETAKQARRGVDQAREHLAAAERKAAETLVKRSTLAEAIKRLGQAVSEAAQQVATQETGLSALPASAELENTLLKARVALGEARAAASDARARVQTLAREAGLRARRREAIAADISAWKQRTAASRQSAEETRRRIEAAGTEQKTLLEAPDSFLTERRRLVAEIEQAEAARRDAADRLASGETTLAEADRQARIALEGLSGARERRASAEARLEAARQRLADIVRQIEDGLETGLDGLQAIAGIKAGDALPEPEAIERRLANLKGERERLGAVNLRAEDELTEVKAKREGLSGERDDLTEAIRRLRQAIGALNREGRERLIAAFDVVNGHFQRLFGVLFGGGEAELRLVDSEDPLDAGLEIFARPPGKKPQVMTLLSGGEQALTATALIFAVFLTNPSPICVLDEVDAPLDDANVERYCDLLVDMARNTQTRFILITHNPITMARMERLFGVTMAERGVSQMVSVDLATAERIRDAG, from the coding sequence ATGCATCTGACGCGCCTCAAGCTCGCCGGCTTCAAGACCTTCGTAGAGCCGACGGAATTCCCGATCGAGCCGGGGCTGACCGGCGTCGTCGGCCCGAATGGCTGCGGCAAGTCCAATCTCGTCGAAGCACTGCGCTGGGTGATGGGCGAAAGCTCGTTCAAGAACATGCGCGGCTCGGGGATGGACGACGTCATCTTCGGCGGCTCGAACGAGCGCCCGGCCCGCAACATGGCCGAGGTTTCGCTCACCCTCGACAATAGCGACCGCAAGGCGCCGGCCGCCTTCAACGAAGCCGATGTACTGGAGGTCACGCGCCGGATCGAACGCGAGGAAGGTTCGACCTACCGCATCAACGGCAAGGAGGTGCGGGCCAGGGACGTGCAGCTCCTCTTCGCCGATGCAGCGACAGGCGCACGTTCGCCGGCCCTCGTCCGGCAGGGGCAGATCAGCGAGATCATCTCGGCCAAGCCACAGTCGCGCCGCCGCATCCTCGAAGACGCCGCCGGCATCGCCGGCCTGCACAGCCGCCGCCACGAGGCGGAGCTGCGCCTGCGCGGAGCCGAGGACAACCTGACCCGGCTGGAAGACGTGCTCGGCGAGATCGACGGGCAGATCGACGCCCTCCAGCGCCAGGCGCGGCAGGCGGGACGCTATCGCAGCCTCGCTTCCGATATCCGCCGAGCCGAAGCGACGCTTGCGGTCATCGCCCTCCATGACGCCCGCGCCCAGGAGGCGCAGGCCGCGCATGTCCTTGAAGAGGCCGTGCGAGGCGTCGCGGACCAGACCGGCCTCCAGGCAGAGGCTGCGAAGAGACAGGCCATCGCTGCCCATGAATTGCCGGCGCTGCGCGAGGGCGAGGCAACCGCCGCCGCCGCTTTGGTGCGATTGAAGCGCGGGCTGGACGAGCTCGAAGCCGAGAATCGCCGTGCCCGGCAGCGCGCCGAGGAACTCGGCAAGCGCCTCGCCGAATTGCAGGCCGACCTGTCGCGCCAGGAGACTCTCGGCCGCGACGCTTCCGAAAGCCTCGCCCGGCTCGCGGAGGAGGACGACGCGCTCGCCCGGGAAGGCGATGGCGCCGGATCAGGCGCCGAGGCCGCAGCGGCGCTGCAGCGTGAAGCGGAAACCGCCCTTGCCGCTTCCGAAGCCGAGCAAGCCAACGCTCAGGCCGCTTTGTCTGATCTCGTCGCGCGACGTGGCGCTCTGGAGCGCTCGCTACGCGAGGCGCGCGAGCGGCAGGACCGGGCCGAAGCCGAGCGCGGCAAGCTGCGCCGCGAGCTGGACGTGCTCGACACCTCCGATGCGAAGACCCTGCTGGACAAGCTGCGCGAGGCGCTGATCGCCGCCGAGAAGGCGCTGAAGACCGCCGATGCCGACGTCGTCAAGGCGCGCGACGCCGTCGCTTCGACACGCGAGCGCGAAGCCGGACAGCGCGGCCCTCTCGCCGAGGCCGACCGCCGGGCTCAGCGCCTCGACACCGAGATCGGCACGCTGCGCAAGCTGCTGGCACCGGCCGCAGGCGATCGCTGGCCGGCGATCCTCGAAGCCGTCGACGTCGCCAAGGGTTACGAGATCGCGCTCGGCGCCGCGCTCGGCGACGATCTCGACGCCTCGACCGAAGCGACCGCCCCAGCCCATTGGGACGATACCGGCGAAGGCCAGGGCGACCCGGCCCTGCCTGCAGGCGCCGAACCGCTGCTCGCGCATGTCAAGGCGCCGGCGGCGCTGCGGCGGCGGCTGGCGCAGATCGGCGTCGTCACGCGCGATGGGGGTGATGCCCTGCGCAGCGCGTTGAAGCAGGGCCAGATCCTCGTGTCGCAAGCGGGCGATCTCTGGCGCTGGGACGGCTTCACCAGCGCAGCCGACGCCCCCTCGCCCGCGGCGCGGCGTCTCTCCGAGAAGAATAGGCTCGCCGACCTCGAGCGCGAGGCGAAAGCAGCGCGAGAGGGGGCCGAGGCCGCGCGCCGAGCTCTGGAGGCTGTGAGCGCCGAAGCGCGACAAGCCGCGCAGGCCGAAACCGCCGCGATCGAGACCGCGAAGCAGGCCCGGCGCGGCGTCGACCAGGCGCGCGAGCACTTGGCCGCCGCCGAACGCAAGGCTGCCGAGACGCTGGTCAAGCGCTCGACGCTGGCCGAGGCGATCAAGCGCCTCGGCCAGGCCGTGTCCGAAGCCGCGCAGCAGGTCGCGACGCAGGAAACCGGGCTGTCCGCCTTGCCAGCCTCGGCCGAGTTGGAAAACACCTTGCTCAAGGCCCGTGTGGCTCTGGGCGAGGCGCGCGCCGCTGCCTCCGATGCGCGAGCCCGGGTCCAGACCTTGGCGCGGGAGGCGGGTTTGCGCGCGCGCCGCCGCGAGGCGATAGCGGCCGATATCAGCGCCTGGAAGCAGCGCACTGCCGCCAGCCGCCAGAGTGCCGAGGAAACGCGGCGACGAATCGAAGCGGCCGGCACCGAGCAGAAGACGCTGCTCGAAGCACCGGACTCCTTCCTCACAGAGCGGCGGCGCCTCGTCGCCGAGATCGAGCAGGCCGAAGCCGCGCGCCGGGACGCTGCCGACAGGCTGGCTTCAGGCGAGACCACGCTGGCGGAGGCCGACCGGCAGGCTCGCATCGCACTGGAAGGCCTGTCCGGCGCCCGCGAACGACGCGCCTCGGCCGAGGCGCGACTCGAGGCCGCACGCCAGCGCCTCGCCGACATCGTCCGGCAGATCGAGGACGGCCTCGAGACCGGGCTCGACGGCCTGCAGGCGATCGCCGGAATCAAGGCTGGAGACGCCTTGCCGGAGCCGGAAGCAATCGAGCGGCGCCTCGCCAATCTCAAGGGCGAGCGCGAGCGGCTGGGCGCCGTCAATCTGCGCGCCGAGGACGAACTGACCGAGGTGAAGGCCAAGCGCGAAGGACTTTCGGGCGAGCGCGACGACCTGACCGAAGCGATCCGACGCCTCAGGCAAGCGATCGGCGCGCTCAATCGCGAGGGCCGCGAACGCCTCATCGCCGCCTTCGACGTCGTAAACGGGCATTTCCAGCGGCTCTTCGGCGTGTTGTTCGGCGGTGGCGAGGCGGAACTGCGGCTGGTGGATTCGGAAGATCCGCTCGATGCAGGGCTGGAGATTTTCGCCCGCCCGCCCGGCAAGAAACCGCAAGTGATGACGCTGCTCTCCGGCGGCGAGCAGGCGCTGACCGCGACCGCGCTGATCTTCGCGGTGTTCCTGACCAACCCCTCGCCGATCTGCGTGCTCGACGAGGTCGACGCACCGCTCGACGACGCCAATGTCGAGCGCTATTGCGACCTGCTCGTCGACATGGCCCGCAATACGCAGACCCGCTTCATCCTGATCACGCATAACCCGATCACGATGGCGCGGATGGAGCGGCTCTTCGGGGTGACGATGGCCGAGCGCGGGGTCAGCCAGATGGTCTCGGTCGATCTCGCGACGGCCGAGCGCATCCGCGATGCGGGCTGA
- a CDS encoding DsbA family protein has protein sequence MTNRRQLLTGAAGIAAAALAGGTAARAQTKVPDAGPLGDVWLGPADAKVTIIEYASMTCSHCARFHETTWPELKKKYIDTGKVRFTLREFPLDPLATAGFMLARCNGNDKFVPMTDLLFAQQRNWAFTDKPVDALSSLVKQAGFTQESFEACLKRQDIYDAVTVVKEGGAKAGVDSTPTFFINGQKRSGALTIAEFDKILEPLLGN, from the coding sequence ATGACGAACAGGCGACAGCTCCTGACCGGCGCAGCCGGCATCGCCGCTGCCGCGCTCGCCGGCGGCACCGCCGCGCGGGCCCAGACCAAGGTGCCCGATGCCGGCCCGCTGGGCGATGTCTGGCTCGGCCCGGCCGATGCCAAGGTCACCATCATCGAATACGCCTCGATGACCTGCTCGCATTGCGCGCGTTTCCACGAGACGACCTGGCCGGAGCTGAAGAAGAAGTACATCGACACGGGCAAGGTGCGCTTCACGCTGCGCGAATTCCCGCTCGATCCGCTCGCCACGGCCGGCTTCATGCTCGCCCGCTGCAACGGCAACGACAAGTTTGTCCCGATGACCGACCTGCTGTTCGCGCAGCAGCGCAACTGGGCCTTCACAGACAAGCCGGTCGATGCCCTCTCCTCGCTGGTCAAGCAGGCCGGTTTCACACAGGAATCCTTCGAAGCCTGCTTGAAGCGCCAGGATATCTATGACGCCGTCACCGTGGTGAAGGAAGGTGGGGCCAAGGCCGGCGTGGATTCGACGCCGACCTTTTTCATCAACGGGCAGAAGCGTTCCGGTGCGCTCACGATCGCCGAATTCGACAAGATCCTGGAGCCGCTCCTCGGCAATTGA
- a CDS encoding DUF721 domain-containing protein, translating into MSAKPLAELIDDCIAPALAAQGFAGRAIVSLWPEIVGERLAARSRPLKIDWPRRRPAPGEASEPATMVVRVESAFALEMQHLGPFLVERVNTHLGWRAVGKLVLKQGPVAAPVVAKPAAVLDSETASRVEAQVSGVADEGLREALAKLGRAVALRAKTQGDDTAS; encoded by the coding sequence ATGTCCGCAAAACCACTCGCAGAGCTGATCGACGACTGCATCGCGCCCGCACTTGCCGCGCAGGGCTTTGCGGGGCGCGCGATCGTCTCGCTCTGGCCGGAGATCGTCGGCGAAAGGCTGGCCGCGCGCTCTCGTCCGCTGAAGATAGACTGGCCACGGCGCCGCCCGGCGCCGGGCGAGGCTTCCGAGCCAGCCACGATGGTGGTGCGGGTCGAAAGCGCTTTCGCGCTGGAGATGCAGCATCTCGGGCCATTTCTGGTCGAGCGCGTCAACACGCATCTCGGCTGGCGAGCCGTCGGCAAGCTCGTGCTCAAGCAGGGGCCGGTCGCGGCGCCCGTCGTGGCGAAGCCGGCAGCGGTGCTCGACAGCGAGACGGCATCGCGCGTCGAGGCACAGGTTTCAGGCGTTGCCGACGAGGGTCTGCGCGAGGCTTTGGCCAAGCTCGGCCGGGCCGTGGCACTGCGCGCAAAAACGCAAGGCGATGACACGGCTTCGTGA
- the mutY gene encoding A/G-specific adenine glycosylase: MTSEARAADLLAWYDRHRRTLPWRATAGERPDPYRVWASEIMLQQTTVTAVKPYYERFMARFPTVKALAQAPSEEVMQAWAGLGYYSRARNLHACAKAVMESHRGRFPDTEEGLRELPGIGAYTAGAVAAIAFDRPAAAVDGNVERVMSRLFAIGDELPGARPLIRERVLALLPHARPGDFAQALMDLGATICSPRNPACGLCPWREPCRARIAGAQESFPRKAPKKAGVTRYGAAFVLARADGAILLRTRPAKGLLGGMAEVPTSEWRADYELDGAAQDAPLPLRWQRLPVPVRHVFTHFPLELSVLVGRVAAGTEAPAGMRFTAPARLGEEPLPSLMQKVVEAGLAALKPPPSVT, encoded by the coding sequence ATGACCTCCGAGGCCCGCGCCGCCGATCTTCTCGCCTGGTACGACCGTCATCGCCGGACGCTGCCCTGGCGCGCGACTGCGGGCGAGCGGCCTGATCCTTATCGCGTCTGGGCTTCCGAGATCATGCTGCAGCAGACCACGGTTACGGCGGTGAAGCCCTATTACGAGCGCTTCATGGCCCGCTTCCCGACCGTGAAGGCGCTCGCCCAGGCCCCGTCCGAGGAGGTCATGCAGGCCTGGGCCGGGCTCGGCTATTATTCCCGCGCCCGCAATCTCCATGCCTGCGCCAAGGCGGTGATGGAGAGCCATCGCGGCCGCTTTCCCGATACCGAGGAAGGCCTGCGCGAGCTGCCGGGCATCGGCGCCTATACGGCCGGTGCGGTGGCGGCGATCGCCTTCGACCGACCGGCTGCGGCCGTCGACGGCAATGTCGAGCGCGTCATGAGCCGGCTCTTCGCGATCGGGGACGAACTGCCCGGCGCCCGGCCCCTGATTCGCGAGCGCGTGCTGGCGCTGCTGCCGCACGCCCGGCCGGGCGATTTCGCGCAGGCCCTGATGGATCTTGGCGCCACCATCTGCTCGCCGCGCAATCCGGCCTGCGGCCTCTGTCCGTGGCGCGAGCCGTGCCGGGCGCGGATCGCCGGCGCGCAGGAGAGCTTTCCGCGCAAGGCGCCGAAGAAAGCCGGCGTCACCCGCTACGGCGCGGCCTTCGTTCTGGCGCGTGCTGACGGCGCGATCCTGCTGCGCACCCGGCCGGCGAAGGGGCTGCTCGGTGGCATGGCCGAGGTGCCGACCAGCGAATGGCGCGCCGATTACGAACTGGACGGCGCGGCGCAGGATGCACCTTTGCCGTTGCGCTGGCAGCGCCTGCCCGTGCCGGTGCGGCACGTCTTCACCCATTTTCCGCTGGAGTTGTCGGTGCTGGTCGGGCGCGTCGCTGCCGGAACCGAGGCGCCGGCCGGCATGCGCTTCACGGCGCCGGCCCGGCTCGGCGAGGAGCCGTTGCCGAGCCTGATGCAAAAGGTCGTGGAAGCAGGCCTGGCGGCGCTCAAGCCGCCGCCATCTGTGACCTGA
- a CDS encoding site-specific DNA-methyltransferase: MGILRTGTASAPVRIQVSRTGRPALGARMKAKGLPEQTGTPRELPLDQILVGDCVAAMNALPPASVDLIFADPPYNLQLGGDLRRPDDSLVDAVDDDWDKFASFSDYDRFTRDWLSATRRILKPDGALWVIGSYHNIFRVGATLQDLGFWMLNDIVWRKANPMPNFRGRRFTNAHETLIWAARGENSKYTFHYEALKGGNDDLQMRSDWYLPLCTGDERLKDDKGAKVHPTQKPEALLARVLLSASNPGDVILDPFFGTGTTGAVAKALGRRFIGLERDPVYAKAARERIEAVTPLAPEAFSAAPSKRSEPRVPFLSLVEAGLVKAGETVHDEKRRYKATVRADGTLLLGPAVGSIHKVGALAQGLPACNGWTFWHVEREGGLTVLDTLRGEIRSQMAAA, from the coding sequence ATGGGTATTCTGCGTACCGGGACCGCCAGTGCTCCCGTCCGGATTCAGGTTTCGCGTACCGGACGGCCTGCACTGGGGGCTCGGATGAAGGCCAAGGGCCTTCCCGAACAAACCGGCACCCCTCGGGAGCTGCCGCTCGATCAGATTCTCGTCGGCGACTGCGTCGCGGCGATGAACGCCCTGCCTCCGGCGAGCGTCGACCTGATCTTCGCCGATCCTCCCTATAATCTCCAACTCGGCGGCGATCTGCGCCGGCCCGACGACAGCCTCGTCGATGCCGTCGACGACGATTGGGACAAGTTCGCCTCCTTCTCCGACTACGACCGCTTCACCCGCGACTGGCTTTCGGCCACGCGCCGCATCCTGAAGCCGGACGGAGCGCTGTGGGTCATCGGCAGCTATCACAACATCTTCCGTGTCGGCGCGACACTGCAGGATCTCGGCTTCTGGATGCTGAACGACATCGTCTGGCGCAAGGCCAATCCGATGCCGAATTTCCGTGGCCGGCGCTTCACCAATGCGCATGAGACGCTGATCTGGGCGGCGCGCGGCGAGAATTCGAAATACACCTTCCATTACGAGGCGCTGAAGGGCGGGAACGACGACCTGCAGATGCGCTCGGACTGGTATCTGCCGCTCTGCACCGGCGACGAACGCCTGAAGGACGACAAGGGCGCGAAGGTGCATCCGACGCAGAAGCCGGAAGCCCTGCTCGCCCGCGTGCTGCTCTCGGCCTCGAATCCCGGCGATGTCATCCTCGATCCGTTCTTCGGCACGGGAACGACCGGGGCCGTCGCCAAGGCACTCGGCCGCCGCTTCATCGGGCTCGAGCGCGATCCGGTCTATGCGAAGGCGGCGCGCGAGCGCATCGAAGCGGTGACGCCGCTGGCGCCGGAAGCCTTCTCGGCTGCGCCCTCCAAGCGCAGCGAGCCGCGCGTGCCGTTCCTCAGCCTGGTCGAGGCCGGGCTGGTGAAGGCGGGCGAGACCGTCCATGACGAGAAACGCCGCTACAAGGCGACGGTTCGCGCCGACGGCACCCTGCTGCTCGGCCCGGCGGTCGGCTCGATCCACAAGGTCGGTGCGCTGGCGCAGGGCCTGCCCGCCTGCAACGGCTGGACCTTCTGGCATGTCGAGCGCGAAGGCGGCTTGACCGTCCTCGATACGCTGCGCGGCGAGATCAGGTCACAGATGGCGGCGGCTTGA
- a CDS encoding ribonuclease HII produces the protein MPADFNRETSAIANGLWPLAGIDEVGRGPLAGPVVAAAVVLDPARVPHGLDDSKKLPASIREELFGEIMERALAVSVASVTAIEIDAINIRQATLLAMRRAVAGLPLAPLHVLVDGNDPPQFACSCEAIIQGDGQIASIAAASIVAKVTRDRMMARLCKRYPAYGFSGHVGYATPQHRKAIAAHGPCPEHRYSFAPVKGVWFR, from the coding sequence ATGCCCGCCGATTTCAACCGCGAGACCTCCGCCATCGCCAACGGCCTGTGGCCGCTGGCCGGCATAGACGAGGTCGGGCGCGGGCCGCTCGCGGGGCCGGTGGTTGCGGCTGCTGTGGTCCTCGATCCCGCACGGGTTCCTCACGGCCTCGACGATTCGAAGAAGCTGCCGGCGTCCATCCGCGAGGAGCTTTTCGGCGAGATCATGGAGCGGGCGCTGGCCGTCTCCGTCGCCAGCGTGACGGCGATCGAAATCGACGCCATCAATATCCGCCAGGCGACCCTGCTGGCGATGCGCCGGGCCGTCGCCGGCCTGCCTCTTGCGCCGCTTCACGTCCTGGTCGACGGCAACGACCCCCCGCAATTCGCCTGCTCCTGCGAAGCGATCATCCAGGGCGACGGGCAGATCGCCTCGATCGCGGCGGCCTCGATCGTCGCCAAGGTGACGCGCGACCGGATGATGGCGCGGCTGTGCAAGCGCTATCCGGCTTATGGTTTCTCCGGCCATGTCGGCTACGCGACGCCGCAGCATCGCAAGGCGATCGCCGCACACGGCCCCTGCCCCGAGCACCGCTATTCCTTCGCGCCAGTGAAGGGCGTCTGGTTCCGATAG
- a CDS encoding PA0069 family radical SAM protein, with the protein MAYIGHRIDPERRRGRGATINPGGRYETEQRVTEDDGWGSLEESPPFSTEIAYEKARTIITRNDSPDISFDRSINPYRGCEHGCVYCFARPTHAYLGLSPGLDFESKLTAKPDAAALLEKELSSPSYQPRTIAIGTNTDAYQPIERKLRIMRQILEILAKFNHPVGIVTKSALVQRDIDILAPMAEKGLVKVALSVTTLDPKTARGMEPRAASPAKRLETIRKLSEAGIPVTVLVAPIVPAINEHEIERILDAAKAAGAEAAGYVLLRLPLEVRDIVQEWLLTHHPDKLRHVMSLIRSTRGGKDYDSQWGQRMVGSGPYAWMIGRRFEMAAERIGFNATRRRLRTDLFVKPEKEKAQLSLF; encoded by the coding sequence ATGGCCTATATCGGTCATCGCATCGATCCCGAGCGGCGGCGCGGGCGCGGCGCCACGATCAATCCCGGCGGGCGCTACGAGACCGAGCAGCGCGTCACCGAGGATGACGGCTGGGGCTCGCTGGAGGAGTCGCCGCCGTTCTCGACCGAGATCGCCTATGAGAAGGCGCGCACCATCATCACGCGCAACGACTCGCCGGACATCTCCTTCGATCGCTCGATCAATCCCTATCGCGGCTGCGAACATGGCTGCGTCTACTGTTTCGCGCGGCCGACCCATGCCTATCTCGGCCTGTCCCCCGGCCTCGATTTCGAGAGCAAGCTGACGGCCAAGCCGGACGCGGCGGCGCTTCTGGAAAAGGAACTCTCCTCCCCCTCCTACCAGCCGCGCACGATCGCGATCGGCACCAATACCGACGCCTATCAGCCGATCGAAAGGAAGCTCCGGATCATGCGCCAGATCCTGGAGATTCTGGCGAAGTTCAACCATCCGGTCGGCATCGTCACGAAATCGGCGCTGGTGCAGCGCGACATCGATATCCTCGCCCCGATGGCGGAGAAGGGGCTGGTCAAGGTCGCGCTCTCGGTGACGACGCTCGATCCGAAGACAGCGCGCGGCATGGAGCCCCGCGCCGCCTCGCCGGCCAAGCGCCTGGAGACGATCCGCAAGCTGTCCGAGGCCGGGATTCCCGTCACGGTGCTGGTTGCGCCGATCGTCCCGGCGATCAACGAGCACGAGATCGAGCGCATCCTCGACGCGGCGAAGGCAGCGGGCGCGGAGGCCGCGGGCTATGTCCTGCTGAGATTGCCGCTCGAGGTCCGCGACATCGTGCAGGAATGGCTGCTGACGCATCATCCCGACAAGCTGCGCCACGTGATGTCGCTGATCCGCTCGACGCGCGGCGGCAAGGATTACGATTCGCAATGGGGCCAGCGCATGGTCGGCTCCGGCCCCTATGCCTGGATGATCGGGCGGCGCTTCGAGATGGCGGCCGAACGCATCGGGTTCAACGCGACGCGGCGCCGGCTGCGGACCGATCTCTTCGTGAAGCCTGAGAAGGAGAAGGCGCAGTTGAGCTTGTTTTGA
- the ypfJ gene encoding KPN_02809 family neutral zinc metallopeptidase — protein MQWEDYRQSDNLEDRRGGGGGGGFAGMPGGRGGVGIGTMVVLGLLGWALGIDPRLLIGGAELIGGIGGREQTQETRRSSGPPEDQMGRFVSAVLAQNEDIWSKLLPQQANTRYQPPRLVLFSGVDRSGCGTAQSAMGPFYCPVDKKIYLDTSFFQEMQRKLGGGGDFAYAYVIGHEVGHHIQNLLGILPKANQIRERSSERDANAISVRIELQADCFAGVWARNIQAMGRLDQGDIEQAMRTASAIGDDKLQKAAQGTVVPDSFTHGSSAQRTKWFTTGFQSGSMQSCDTFRNQV, from the coding sequence ATGCAATGGGAAGATTATCGCCAGTCCGATAACCTCGAGGACAGGCGCGGAGGCGGCGGTGGCGGCGGCTTCGCCGGCATGCCCGGCGGACGAGGCGGTGTCGGCATCGGCACGATGGTGGTGCTCGGCCTGCTCGGCTGGGCGCTCGGCATCGATCCGCGCCTGCTCATCGGCGGAGCCGAACTGATCGGCGGCATCGGCGGGCGCGAGCAGACCCAGGAGACGCGCCGCTCCTCCGGCCCGCCGGAAGACCAGATGGGCCGCTTCGTCTCGGCCGTGCTGGCGCAGAACGAGGACATCTGGTCGAAGCTTCTGCCGCAGCAGGCCAATACCCGCTACCAGCCGCCCCGGCTCGTGCTGTTCTCAGGCGTCGACCGCTCCGGCTGCGGCACCGCGCAATCGGCGATGGGGCCGTTCTATTGCCCGGTCGACAAGAAGATCTATCTCGACACCTCCTTCTTCCAGGAGATGCAGCGCAAGCTCGGCGGCGGCGGCGATTTCGCCTATGCCTATGTGATCGGCCACGAGGTCGGCCACCACATCCAGAACCTGCTCGGCATCCTGCCCAAGGCGAACCAGATCCGCGAGCGCTCCTCCGAGCGCGACGCGAACGCGATCTCGGTGCGCATCGAATTGCAGGCGGACTGCTTCGCCGGCGTCTGGGCTCGCAACATCCAGGCGATGGGTCGGCTCGACCAGGGCGATATCGAGCAGGCGATGCGGACTGCCTCCGCCATCGGCGACGACAAGCTGCAGAAGGCGGCACAGGGCACGGTCGTGCCGGATTCCTTCACGCACGGCTCCTCGGCGCAGCGCACGAAATGGTTCACGACGGGCTTCCAGTCCGGCTCGATGCAGAGCTGCGACACGTTCCGGAATCAGGTCTAG
- the cydB gene encoding cytochrome d ubiquinol oxidase subunit II has translation MEWYLPVIWAGVIGTAVMLYVILDGFDLGIAILFPTTKDEGERDQMMNSVAPFWDGNETWLVLGGAGLWVAFPYAYGIIMPAFYIPVILMLLALIFRGVAFEFRWVAKPHHKVWDFAFWAGSTLAAFAQGLILGGLLQGIKVVDKQFAGGPFDWLSPFTVMCGIGVVIGYATLGATWLVYKTDGAVAERARRQAKALLLGLLAFAVLVSLWTPYAHPRIAERWFTPFNLMLLWPLPVLTAICGYLAWKRLHGAHEFTPFALTIAIFVLCFLGLAISNYPYLVPPDLTIWDTAAAPSSHVFVLIGVSFLLPTILFYTAFVYWTFRGKVRIDSGYH, from the coding sequence ATGGAATGGTATCTCCCCGTGATCTGGGCCGGCGTGATCGGCACCGCCGTGATGCTCTATGTCATCCTCGACGGCTTCGACCTCGGCATCGCGATCCTGTTCCCGACGACGAAGGACGAAGGCGAGCGCGACCAGATGATGAATTCGGTCGCGCCGTTCTGGGACGGCAACGAAACCTGGCTGGTGCTCGGCGGCGCCGGACTCTGGGTCGCCTTCCCTTATGCCTATGGGATCATCATGCCGGCCTTCTACATCCCGGTGATCCTGATGCTGCTGGCGCTGATCTTCCGCGGCGTCGCCTTCGAATTCCGCTGGGTGGCCAAGCCCCATCACAAGGTCTGGGACTTCGCCTTCTGGGCAGGCTCGACGCTCGCCGCCTTCGCGCAAGGGCTGATCCTCGGCGGGCTTCTCCAGGGCATCAAGGTCGTCGACAAGCAGTTCGCCGGCGGCCCCTTCGACTGGCTGAGCCCGTTCACGGTGATGTGCGGCATCGGCGTCGTCATCGGCTATGCCACGCTCGGCGCGACCTGGCTGGTCTACAAGACGGACGGGGCGGTGGCCGAGCGGGCGCGCCGGCAGGCGAAGGCGCTTCTGCTGGGCCTGCTCGCCTTCGCCGTGCTGGTTTCGCTCTGGACGCCCTATGCGCATCCGCGCATCGCCGAACGCTGGTTCACGCCGTTCAACCTGATGCTGCTCTGGCCGCTGCCGGTGCTGACCGCCATCTGCGGCTATCTCGCCTGGAAGCGGCTGCACGGGGCACATGAGTTCACGCCCTTCGCCCTCACCATCGCGATCTTCGTGCTGTGCTTCCTCGGGCTCGCGATCTCGAACTACCCCTATCTGGTGCCGCCCGACCTGACGATCTGGGACACGGCAGCGGCACCGAGCTCGCATGTCTTCGTGCTGATCGGCGTCAGCTTCCTGCTGCCGACGATCCTGTTCTACACCGCGTTCGTGTACTGGACCTTCCGCGGCAAGGTCAGGATCGACAGCGGCTATCATTGA